The genome window ATTGAACAGCTACCGATGACTCCCATGGAAAAGGAAGTTTATGCTGTCGCCTGAGTCCAAGCCTTTAATATCTAAGAATTCACATAAGATTGTGAGACATTAGTCTGCTGAAACAACTTCTCTTTTCCCTTTTGCAGGATACTCTTAAACAAAGCAGTCCGTTGATTATTCTGGAAGACTTCTTGCAACTTCGTTTGTAAACGGTTGAGATTTAAAGTTTCTCCACTTTCTTGACTCAATTCTTGTTCTTGGAAGTATGCAATTAAACTTAACCCAGCAATGCGAGTGAGATAAGCTGCACTTAACCCTTGTACTGTTCCCCCAGCAAGATAAGTCAAGGCGTTTGCTTTTAAGACACTGGTCATGGTTTGGGTGGAAAATTCCACTAACCCTAACTGCACCATTTGTTTACCCAAGGTTCCTGCAACAGTTTGCGCTTGTTGCCAGGAAAATTGGGGTTGATACAGTTTACCAAGATCAAAGACAAGTTGGGCATTAATGGCGGCGGTGGCAAGTAAATCTAGACTGCTAACCGGATTGACAAAAGCAGTTCCTGCTGCTACCCATTGATATTGTTCAATATAGGGCATAGCGTGTTGACGACGAATCCCATTGAGAATTACTTTTGCCTCTTGCTTCAGCAGGTAAGTTTTGCGCCAAGTGCTTTGATAAAGGAGAGTTTGTTTTTCTTCACTGAGAAGGGTTTGTAAGCGCGTTCCTAACGTTTCGATTTGAGGTTCAGGGGTTTCTTCCCATTCTTCGTGAGTATTATCGACTTTAAATTTGCGCACTTTAATCGGTGCTGGCGCTGCAGTGGTGCTGATAATATCCGCTTCGGGAATTATCTCACTGAGGCGAGTTTTGAGTTGCTTTAAGATGACGGCTTGTTGCTCGCTAGAGTAGTGATCTTGTTTGTTAAAGACGAGTAAAATCTTTTGTTGGAGTTGACTCCACTTTTTAATGGTTTGATATTCAGAGTCAGTGAGGTCGCCATTCAAAACGAAAATCGCGATTTCGCAAGGGAGAACGCTGTTTTCAATCGCTGTGCTATCGCTATCGTTTTGATACAGGGCAGGGGTTTCAAGGAGACTCTCAGCAGAAAGGGTAAGAGCTGATTTGAGGCGTGTTTTTCCGACACTTTTTCCGCCTGTAATCGCAATTTGGAAGCTGTCACGATTGAGTTGATCGGGGAGTTGATCAAGACGCTGTTGGAGATGAGAAATATCAGTTTCTGGTGCTTCGGTTGCGATTCGGTCTAAAATTGCTTGCGTGGCTTTGAGAATTTCATCAACCGCTTTTTGATCAATGGGGGCTTCTATGGGAGAAACGGAGGTCTTGCTTTGTCGCGATCGCCACCACCAGAGACCACTTCCCAGCGCGATCGCGCCTGTAATGCCCCATTCTCCCAATCCCATTAAGGAATCTTGCACGGTAGAACCAATCCACAATAAAAAGGATAAACCGACACCTGTGACTAAAATTGGCTTTCGTAGTTGCAGCGCCATAATTCAATTCTCCCTAAGCACTTTAAAGCACACCTCTCTAATATCCTAAGCTATTTTGAGGAAATCAAGCGCTAAATTTACCGTTGATTATCCTACCGCAGGAGGGGGATAAAATTAGCAAGTTATCTCAGCGAGATTAGCCATATTGATCTTAAGGTTGAGTCACCTCTCTTAGGCATCAACTGGGTTTAACAGCGCCGAAATCCGGCTCAAAAGAGTTTCCAAATTAAAGGGCTTGGCCAGAAAACAATCAGCGCCCTTAGCGAGAGCGGTTTCTTCATGAATTAGAGCACCACTGATGGCAATAATAGGCAGCTCGGGATTGATCGCTTTTAAGTTACTGATTAAGTTAAACCCGTCCCAGTTAGGTATCATGATATCGGTCACAACGAATTGAATCTCTGATTGGTGTAGCTGGTATTGTTCCAGAGCTTCCGCCCCATTCTGAGCCAGCAAAATGCGGTAATGATGGATTTCAAGGAGAGCTTGTAGCATCCGACGCACCATTTCTTCGTCTTCAACAACCAAAACGAATGCCTTCTGATGGCTGGGAGTCGTTGTGAGCTCAGGCTATAACGGCTCTTTTTCCGGGCTGTCGCTGGCGAGCAAGGGGAAATAGACTTTAAATTGAGTCCCCGAGCCCACCTGAGTGTCAACCTGCAAAAACCCCTCATTGGCTTTGACCAGTCCACGCACTGTCGCTAAGCCCAATCCGGTGCCCTGCCCCGGTGCCTTGGTGGTAAAAAACGGGTCAAACATCCGTTCTTTCACTTCAGGGGGAATCCCGATACCGGTATCAGCTACCGTTATAACAGCGTAATCGCCCACATGGGCATCCAGATTTTGGGCTGCCATTGCCTCATCCACAA of Cyanobacteria bacterium GSL.Bin1 contains these proteins:
- a CDS encoding DUF697 domain-containing protein; its protein translation is MALQLRKPILVTGVGLSFLLWIGSTVQDSLMGLGEWGITGAIALGSGLWWWRSRQSKTSVSPIEAPIDQKAVDEILKATQAILDRIATEAPETDISHLQQRLDQLPDQLNRDSFQIAITGGKSVGKTRLKSALTLSAESLLETPALYQNDSDSTAIENSVLPCEIAIFVLNGDLTDSEYQTIKKWSQLQQKILLVFNKQDHYSSEQQAVILKQLKTRLSEIIPEADIISTTAAPAPIKVRKFKVDNTHEEWEETPEPQIETLGTRLQTLLSEEKQTLLYQSTWRKTYLLKQEAKVILNGIRRQHAMPYIEQYQWVAAGTAFVNPVSSLDLLATAAINAQLVFDLGKLYQPQFSWQQAQTVAGTLGKQMVQLGLVEFSTQTMTSVLKANALTYLAGGTVQGLSAAYLTRIAGLSLIAYFQEQELSQESGETLNLNRLQTKLQEVFQNNQRTALFKSILQKGKEKLFQQTNVSQSYVNS
- a CDS encoding response regulator; this translates as MVVEDEEMVRRMLQALLEIHHYRILLAQNGAEALEQYQLHQSEIQFVVTDIMIPNWDGFNLISNLKAINPELPIIAISGALIHEETALAKGADCFLAKPFNLETLLSRISALLNPVDA